The genome window TACTTACAAATCTCTTTCACTGCCtactaggggtgcaacggatcacaaaactcacagtttGGATTATATcatggatttgagtcacggattggatcatttttcggatcagcaaaaaaaaaaaaaaaaagggagggagacaaataaaactaagttttccatatattctgtaaaacacttaaagcaaggaacttttgcccatggtcttaaatgaaaacaacattcaagatgtcctgtgtttaaataaaatcttaaaatatataaaatattcaatgctcaattgTGCATTGCTAATGTAAGTTAGCAGCTTGAtggctaattagctgctcagctgtagcacattaaacagcatgtaaaaatacctgcagatgtcacttcggacccgttagatgctggtttggttgttgctcttcaaaatccctgttagcgacacgctgtctgtccatgacttgtacttacagcagtttgtttactttgtcttaaatgagacattgaattttgcaattaatccatGGTTCACATGTGTGCCAAACCATGGGGGGTGATCCatacggatcacggatcaactgcGATCCATTGCACCACTACTGCCTACCTAAGTATATttataatttcagtgttactctTCTCCTATCAAGGAAATTTCCCTTAAATTCTTTAATATACAGGATACCCCGGAGAAATATCtgataatgaaaaacaatgtcaaTCTACTCAAAGGTTAACAAACCGAATTTTTAATTATCACTGAAAACTCATGAAATTACATTGtcaaatacacaacacatcTGTGAAATATAAGATATGATTATTCACACTGTCAATAGTGGTCAAGCTGGCAGTAAACGTGCTGGCAGATTAGCTTGCTAGCTCTCGTGCTAGCCACCACGTGGGCCTCGTCTCGTAGGTCATAGCAGATCTTTAAGAATCTCCCAGTGAGAGTGGCATTTAGTATATCAGCTCTGTGTTACTATGAAGTAAATAATAGCATTTTCATAGAAAGAAATATTATTTGGATACTCTGCATTAACTAATATGAGCGATTCACCATGTTGCTAGCTTACACAGCAACGTtagtgaggtttttttttttttaattaattaaaggaTACTATAACTGGATAGTTAGCAGGAGAAGCTGTAGTCACCTCAGCTGTACAGACAGACAAGAATGTCAATCTAAGAAAGACAAGTATCACAACAATTCTGTGTAAAGCTTATCAGTCATTGACACTATGGACTGATCAATATCCATATGTCACTACATATGTCACAGAGTCACTACAGTATTCAGGCACCAAGCAGGAATTGTTTGTATGAATGAACATAATGGATGTTAACTAACCGCCCCACTCCACTCCACTCACCCGCACCTCCCTTTCCAATGTTCGTAGTGCCTCTCAAGATCTCCAGTGTCCTCAATCAACTCAACTACCTCAGCTTCAGTTCACTAAATTGTGAAGCCAACTGTTAATGAAGGCTTGGGGGTCACCTCTAAGGTCAGTTACATAATGGCAGTCAGCCACCATACTGACCTATAGGATGCAGCCAgatagaaggaaaaaaaaaccctgcggGATGCATTGTCTTCTTCATCAGCACCATGAATAGAAAACAGATGGTCCAGTAACTAGTTGAGGAGCATCAGTTCTGCTAATCCGTCTAGTTACTAACAGCCAAACTGAACAATTACAAAACCAATAAGTAGGCGGCCGTGGAAGGCTTCTTACAAGTTGTAGGAATATGCCAAGCTTCTTGGAGATACAGTCAATAGACAATTATACTGGTGATACCATAATTTCACATATATGCAGCTGAATGAAACCTACTTCACTCAAAGATATCTTTGGCAATGTCTTTATTCCAAGACAAAAAAATggatcaaaatcgatgcaggagaaccagagatatcatcttttttattccacacgtCTTcatccttgtcaaaacctggtgcctacattactcACAGTCCTCATCCTAAATGATTAGACTGAATTAcgctaaaacataaaaaaggacTGATCACCAAAATTACCCAAAGAGGTGGTCAGAGGTGAATTTCACAACTTCATCAAGACatataaagaataaaatagaaataaatacacacacacacacacaggcagataCTGACCAGCTGCAGGGAAGTGAGGTAGCGTTTCCACCAGAGGTATTTGGTCACGCTTGGTCCCAAAGCTGCTAGGCCATAGTACAGATACATCACCACATGAACCAGGGAGTTGATCAGACCAATCAGGAAAGCTgtggacagacacacaggatgagtgtgtgtgtgtgtgcttttgtgcatatgtgtcagtgtgtatacTCTTGTGAAAGTATAAACTTATCAAGTCGTGTATACTAAGCACATCCATGGCCCCAACACATAATTTGCAGTTTAGAATTAATGCTACTTTCGCATTTTGAGAGTCTGGGTTGGCGTGTTGGCATGTACTCACACTGGCCCCCAGCCACATATTTAACCCCGGCCCACCAGTTGAAGATCATGGTTGCGTGATGGTAGACGTGGAGGAAAGTCAGCTGACTGTTCTTTTTCCTCAGGATGAAAAACATCTGaatcatgcaaacacacacaaaggcagacGTAAGAAATTGCAGCCACATATTTATGTACACAAAAACTGCAGGTACAGAAATACATGTCAATGTAAGCATGTTCCAAAAAAATCACTCTCTCTGGGAGTTACATAACAAATGgaatacttaaaataaaaaaataaatcctgaTGTCATACTCACAGTGTCACTGAGCTCTATAACTTTGGAGAAGTAAAACCACCAGCACACTCTGGCCATCTGTGCAACAGggtgaaaaaaatgttatcagtCCACTccaaattcatttatttacatgttttaaactTCCAGAGTGAACTTACTGTGGGTAAATAAGTGTGAACTTACTGTGGGTACTGTGTTTcaagaataaaaatgtataaatgtaaagcTATATTTAAGCTGAAAATGAGCATTTCAAGAGGCACGCAAGGTTATTGTTGTATATTTTCGTCATCAAGTTCCTGTACACCAAACTCTGTGTCTGGACTCATGAAAGGAATTCCAGAGTGAAGCTACACCAAGAAAGTGTTGCATAAAGTACCATGTAGTGACAAGATTTACCCTCATGGCCAGTGGGCTGTCGCTGTAGTCGACTGGCTGGCACAGCAGACTGTATCTGGCCAACCAGGAAGAGGCCGTGAACTGGAAAGACAAAAGCCGCTTTCATCTCTGCCTTGGTTTCTCACAATCAGCACGGGGACCTTTCATCccattttctcacacacacacattgcactgCGAATTGAGTgaaatcacttcctgtctcactGACTCCCACACTGGACAGAACACATAAGAAATGTGACACCCCCAGAGATTTACATCAGTCTGACCTAACAGATGTGGAGGAGTTTTGTTCTATTGAGTAAAAATGGCATGTACTACCATCAAACCAGGACTCTAACAACAGTGTGGACAGTTCCCACATACATTAGTACCTCATAGAACATgtaggcagacaggcagaccaTGGCAAAGTTGTAAACTATCAGGACAGGTTTGAGGTTGATTGGCTCCCTCTTCGCCATCAGCTTTGGCCCTGCCCATATAATGATAAGGTAGCAGAGAAAGATGCAGCTGATAGGCAGAGGAGAGTAGACCAGCAACCAGTGATCTGTCCTCTTGTctagacagagaaaaagagaagagacaaaAGCAGAGATGTCTAAAATATCTATCAttgaaatacttaaaaaaatacttaaaaaaatacataaataaactgaaaacaaaagcatacCTCCTTTTTCCAGAATCCCTTGGTAAAATAACTGGGCTTTCTGCCACATGGTGATAGCCTGAAAACCCTGAGATAcacattattataataaattttaaaaaattagcCAGTAAGTgcaaaactgaaccaaaacactGTGGTCAGA of Thunnus thynnus chromosome 12, fThuThy2.1, whole genome shotgun sequence contains these proteins:
- the elovl8a gene encoding ELOVL fatty acid elongase 8a; its protein translation is MKGFQAITMWQKAQLFYQGILEKGDKRTDHWLLVYSPLPISCIFLCYLIIIWAGPKLMAKREPINLKPVLIVYNFAMVCLSAYMFYEFTASSWLARYSLLCQPVDYSDSPLAMRMARVCWWFYFSKVIELSDTMFFILRKKNSQLTFLHVYHHATMIFNWWAGVKYVAGGQSFLIGLINSLVHVVMYLYYGLAALGPSVTKYLWWKRYLTSLQLLQFLIVTIHTTYNLFADCDFPDSMNMVVVGYSLSLIALFSNFYYHSYLAKKKTKKT